TGTCCGGGGTGCAGCGCACCCGCAGCATCCACTGGTCCTCGCCGAGCCGGTGGGCGTCCCGCATCAGCACGACCCGCAGCCCGCCCTCGGCGCACAGCCTGCGGTAGCGGCGGGCGACGGTCTGGTCGGAGACGCCGAGCACCGCGGCGATCCGGCTGAAGGAGGCCCGGCCGTCGAGCGCCAGCGCGGACAGCAGACGCAGGTCGAGTCCGTCGAAGCCGGGCGACGGGGTGGGGGATTTCGTCTGCATACGGCCTTCCGATATCGGATTCCGGCACCTGGGCGCGGCCAGCCGTACTGATCGGCCGGTCTGCCCCATCGTACGAAGTCATCGGCATCCGTCGTACGAAGAGTGTGAGGAGTTGAGGACATGCGCACATGGGGGCCGCTCACGGCCGTCTGTCTGAGCACGTTCATGTTGTTGCTGGACGTGACGATCGCGGTGGTCGCGCTGCCGGACATGGCAAGGTCGCTGGACGCGTCGCTGAGCGATCTGCAGTGGGTGATGGACGGGTACGCGCTGACGCTGGCCGCGCTGCTGCTCGGGGCGGGCGCCGCGGCCGACATCCTGGGGCGGCGTCGCGTGCACGTGGTGGGGGTCGTGGTGTTCGCGGCGGCCTCGCTGCTGTGCGGGCTGGCGAGCGGTCCGCTGATGCTGGTCGCCGCGCGCGCGGTCCAGGGGCTCGGGGCGGCCGCGATGCTCGCGACCACGCTGCCGCTGCTGGGCTCCGTCTACCGGGACCGGCGGCGCTCGGTGGCGATCGGCGTGTGGGGCGCGGTCAGCGGCGCCGCGGCCGCGGTGGGCCCGCTGCTCGGCGGGGTGCTGACGGACGGGCCGGGCTGGCGGTGGATCTTCTACGTCAATCTGCCGGTGAGCGTGGCCGCGGTGTGGCTGACCCTGAAGGTCGTACCGGAGTCGCACGGCTCGCGCGAGCGACGGATCGACTGGGCGGGCACGGCGGCCTTCGCGGCCTTCGCGGGCGGTCTGACCTACGGGGCGGTACGGGCCGGGCAGCACGGCTGGGGCGAGACGGGCACCCTGCTGGTGCTCGCCGCGGCCCTCCTCGCGCTGGTCGCCTTCGTGGTCGTGGAGTGGCGCGGTGCCGACCCGCTGCTGGATCCGCGGCTGTTCCTGAAGCCGGCGTTCTCCGGAGTGATGGTGGGTGCGCTCGCCTTCAACGCGGCCGCGTTCAGCCTGATGGCGTACGACTCGATCTGGATGCAGACGCTGCTCGGGATGAGTCCGGTGCGCGGCGGGCTGGTCTTCCTGTGGCTGTCGCTGTCGTCGTTCGTGGTGGCGGCCGTCGGCGGGCGGCTGCTGCACGGGGTGCCGGCGCGGATCACGGTCGGGGGCGGTCTGCTGCTGATCGGCACGGGGCAGTTCTGCATGACGGGCCTGGACGCGGGGTCGACGGCGTCCGCGCTGGTGCCGGGGATGGTGCTGCTGGGGGTCGGTACGGGGCTGGTCGCGCCCGGGATCGCGGGCGCCGCGCTGGCCGCCGTACCGCAGGACCGGTCCGGGATGGCCGGGGGCGCCGTCAACGCCTTCCGGCAGCTCGGCTTCGCGCTCGGGATCGCCGGGTACGGCACGGTGCTGACCGCGCGGATGCGCGACACGCTGCCGCCGGACGCGGCCCACGCGCTGGCGGGCGGGGCGGCCGGTGCGCTGCGCGGTGCCCTTTCGGAACACACGCTGCGGACGGCGTTCGCCTCGGGCCTGAACTCCGCGGCCGTGGTCGCGGGACTGACCGCGACGGTCGCCGGGGCGCTGGTGCTGGCCCTGGTCCGGACGGATCGCGCGACACGGATCGGAGTGACGGATTCCGCGCCGGTGGCGCTGAGGGAAGAGGAGGCGGCGCCCAGGGCATAACCGTTTCACCAAGGTGGCGAGCCGTAGTCGGGTCGTACAGATTCAGTGGAGATTACGGCTCCGAACCTTTCTCAAACCGTCAGTTCTGTGTCCGACCCTTCCCTATGTGAGCGCATTTTCCGGTACTGACCAGGCCATACATGAGCACCGCTCGGCTTCGGCCCCCCTCCCGCCGTATGTCTGGGTGGGGTAGCTTTCACGGCGCTGTGCGGAGCGTCACTGAGCGCCAGGGAGAGCGGGGAGCGGGGTTTGCGCGAGTTCACCAACCCTCCGTTGGCGTTGGCACCCCCCGTGGGCGGACTGGCCGACGTCGTCTTCGAGCATGCCCAGAACCATCCCCTGCACATCGCCCTCGGCCGCAAGGACGAAACCGGCCAGTGGCGGGACGTGACGTCCGCGGAGTTCCGGGACGAGGTCATGGCCCTCGCCAAGGGGCTGCTCGCCCAGGGCATCCGCTTCGGGGACCGGGTCGCGATCATGTCCCGCACCCGCTACGAGTGGACGCTGTTCGACTTCGCGCTGTGGACGATCGGGGCGCAGGTCGTCCCCGTCTACCCGACCTCCTCCGCCGAGCAGTGTTTCTGGGCGCTGTACGACGCCGAGTGCACGGCCGCGATCGTGGAGCACGAGGACCACGCGATGACGATCGCCACCGTCATCGACCGGCTCCCCCGGCTGCACCGGCTGTGGCAGCTGGACTCCGGCGCGGTGCAGGAGCTGTACGACGCGGGGGCCGCCATCGAGGACGAGGTGGTGCACCGGCACCGGCAGGCGGTCACCCCGGACTCGGTCGCCACGATCATCTACACCTCGGGCACCACCGGCCGCCCCAAGGGCTGTGTGATCACCCACGGCAACTTCATGTACGAGGCGGACACCGTCATCGAGCGCTGGGAGCCGGTGTTCCACTCCAAGAAGGGCGACGAGGCGGCGACCCTGCTGTTCCTGCCGCTCGCGCACGTCTTCGGGCGGATGGTGCAGGTGGCCGCGATCCGCGGCGGGGTGCGTTTCGGCCACCAGCCGCAGATGAACGCGGCCGCGCTGCTGCCGGACCTCGCCGCGTTCAAGCCGACGTTCTTCCTCGGGGTGCCGTACATCTTCGAGAAGGTCTTCAACGCCTCCCGCCGCAAGGCCGAGAAGGAGGGCAAGGCGGGGCCGTTCGAGAAGGCCGTCGACGTGGCCGTGAAGTACGCGGAAGCCATGGAGGCCAAAGCCTGGGGGCTCGGGCCCGGCCCGTCGGCCGGGCTGCGGATGCAGCACCAGCTCTTCGACAAGCTCGTCTACTCCAAGATGCGGGCGGCGATGGGCGGCCGTATCAAGCAGGCCATGACCGGCGGTTCGGCCATGGACCGCAAGCTGGGACTGTTCTTCGCCGGCGCGGGCGTGCACATCTACGAGGGGTACGGCCTCACCGAGTCCACGGCGGCCGCCACCGCCAACCCGCCCGAGCGCACCCGCTACGGCACGGTCGGCCAGCCCATCCCCGGCATGACCGTGCACATCGCGGACGACGGCGAGATCTGGCTGTACGGCAACAACATCTTCCAGGGCTACCTCAACAACGAGAAGGCCACCGACGAGACCCTGCACGACGGCTGGCTCGCCACCGGTGACCTGGGCTCCCTGGACGAGGACGGCTATCTCACCATCACCGGCCGCAAGAAGGAGATCCTCGTGACCTCCGGCGGCAAGAGCGTCTCCCCCGGGGTGCTGGAGGAGCGGGTGCGCGACCATCCGCTGGTCTCACAGTGCATCGTGGTGGGCAACGACCGGCCCTATGTCGCCGCCCTGGTCACCCTCGACCAGGAGGCCGTCGAGCACTGGCTGGGGATGCGTGACAAGCCGCGGATGTCCCCGGCCCAGCTGGTGCGGGACGCCGACCTGGAGACCGAGGTGCGGCGCGCGGTGGTCGCCGCCAACACCCTGGTCTCGCAGGCCGAGTCGATCCGCACCTTCCGTATCCTCGCGCAGCCGTTCACCGAGGAGCACGGACTGCTGACGCCGTCGCTGAAGCTGAAGCGCAAGGCGATCGAGGCGGCGTACGCGGACGAGGTCGAGGCCCTGTACCGGGCCTGACGGCCCGCCAGAACTGTGGTCCCTGACGCCCTGTCAGCTGATCGTCACGCGAAAGATCTTGTCCGATCCGTCCGCCGCTCCTCCGTTGTTGTCGCAGTTGGTGGTCGACAGCCACAGCTGGTCGGCGCCCGGCACCTTGGTGACCGTGCGCAGCCGGCCGTAGGTGCCCACGTAGTACGCGGTCGGCGTGCCCACGCTCTCGTTGTCGCCGTTGATCGGGATCCGCCACAGCCGCTCCCCGCGCAGGGATGCCATGTAGACGACGTTGCGCACGATCGCGATGCCGCTCGGCGAGGCCTCCGAGACGTTCCAGGTGGCCTTCGGGTTGGTCATGCCCGCGGTGGAGCAGGTGCCCTCGCAGACCGGCCAGCCGTAGTTGGCGCCGGGCTTGATCAGGTTGAGTTCGTCCTTGGAGCTGTTGCCGAACTCCGCTTCCCACAGGCGGCCGTTGCGGTCGAAGGCGAGGCCCTGCGGGTTGCGGTGGCCGAGGCTGTAGACGAGGTTGCCGAACGGGTTGCCCGGGGCCGGTTTCCCGTCCGTCGTCATGCGCAGGATCTTGCCGTTGAGGGAGTTCTTGTCCTGCGCCAGGTCCGGGGTCTGTGCCTCGCCGGTGGAGACGTAGAGGTAGCCGTCGGGGCCGAAGGCGAGGCGGCCGCCGTTGTGGTAGCGGTTCTTCTTGATGCCTTGCAGGAGGACCGTGTAGTCGCTCAGGGCGGTCCCGTCGTACGTCATGCGGACCACCCGGTTGCCCTCGGACGCGGTGTGCATGAAGTAGACGTGGTGGTTGGTCTCCCACTTCGGGTCGACGGCGACGCCGAGCAGTCCGCCCTCGCCGTTGGTGGTGACGGCGTTCGGGACGGTGCCGACCTGCGTCTTCGTACCGTCCTTGGTGACCTTCCAGACCCGGAAGTCGTCCCGCTCGGTGACCAGCGCGCTCTTGCCGTCGGGCAGCCAGAAGACGCCCCAGGGGATGGTCCAGCCGGAGGAGAGGGTGGCGACGGAGGACGGGACGCCGCCGTCGGTGGCGCACGCCTTGGTGGTGAAGGTGACCGTGTTGCTCGGCTGGGAGACGTTGCCGGCCGCGTCACGGGCGACGACGTTCAGGCTGTACGGGCTGTTGCAGGCGAGCCCGGTCAGCGTGGTCGAGGTGCCGGTGACGGACTTGTAGACGGTGCTGTCGCTGCGCACGTCGTAGCCGGCGACCGCCCGGTCGTCGGTGGCGGCGCCCCAGCTCAGTGCGGCGCTGTTCGCCGTGACGTCGGCCGCGGACAGGGTGCCGGGTTTGGTCGGCGGGGTGGTGTCGGAGCTGGGCTTGGTGGTGCAGTCGACGACGGGGCTCGCCGGTGAGGTGTTGCCTGCCGCGTCTCGGGCGATGACGGTCAGGTTGTAGGTGGTGCCGGGGGTGAGGCCGGTGATTACATTGCTGGTCGAACCGCCGGACGCCTCACCGATCTTGTTGCCGTGCTCGTAGAGGTCGTACGCCGTCACACCCACGTTGTCGGTGGCGGCGCCCCAGGCCAGCGTGAGCGCGTTCTCGCCGATGTCGGAGCAACTGGGCTGTCCGGGGCGGCTCGGGGCCTGGGAGTCGGTGGCCGCGTCGACGCCGATGCGGTCGAGGTTGGGGCCTCCGGCGGCGGTGGTGGCGGTCGCGCGGATCTTCGCGGAGCCCGCGGTGAGGGGAAGGTTGACGGTCTTGGTGACCCACGTGTTCCAGTCGGCGGTGGCCGGGAAGGAGACGGCCGGCGACACGACCGTACCGTTCACGGAGAGGTCCATGGGGCGATCGGTGGCGGTCCCGTTGGCGTAGCGGAAGGTGACCGCCGTGGTGCCCGCGGAGGCCGCGCTGACCGTGAACTCCACGTACGAGCCCTGGACGTTGGTGTAGTCGACGAAGCCGGTGCCCGTGTAACCGGTGTGATTGGTGGCCACCGTGCCCTGCACGACGGTCGCGTCCTCGGCCTGGTAGTCGGTGGCCGCGAGCGCGCTGCCCTGACTCAGGCCGGCGAGCGGCAGAGCGAGGGCGGCGGCGAGGCCGTAGGGAAGAAGTCTGCTGTTCTTCACGGATGTTCCCTTCAGCCCGTGTACTGGGTGAAGACCTTGAGGTAGTCGTACGGCTGCTGCGTCACGCCGCTGCACGCGTCGCCGTCGGTGCCCGAGCCGCAGGGGCGGTCGCGGTTGACGGACCAGTAGGTGAGGCGCCCGATGTGGTGCTGCTGGGCATAGGCGAGCATGGTCTTGAAGTCGGCGACGCGGACACGCTCACCGGAGTCGTCGGTCCTGCCGTTCATCGACGACAGGCCGATGTGGGCGTAGGCGGTGGCGTCGCTGTAGCCGTAGGCCGACTTGACGCGGGCCTTGAGGCCCTCCATGGCCTGGGTGGTGAGGGTGCCCATGTTCGTGGTGCCGCCGCCGAAGTCGAACGGCATGATGCACCACACGTCGTTCGCCAGGCCCGAGTTGGCGGCCCGCTTGATCATGTCGACGCCGGTGGCGTCGGGGCCGCTGGTCGTGGTGCCGAAGGTGATGACGGTCTTCAGGCCCGGGTTGTTCGCCTTGACCGTCTTCAGCGCGTCGACGACCCGCTGCCGTACGGTCGCGTTGGACCACTCGGTGTTCTCGATGTCGATGTCGAAAGCCTTCAGCTGGTAGGCGTTGATCACCTTCTGGTACGCGCCGGCGAGCGCCGAGGCGCTGGAGCACTTCTCGCCGAGCTTCGCACCGCTCCAGCCGCCCACGGAGACCATCACGTCCCCGCCGGCCCCTCTGATCGCGTTGATCTTCGCCTGGTCGTCGCCGCCGGTGAGCGGGCGGGAGCCGTCCCACTTCGGGTTGCAGGTGCCGTCGGAGAGGATGAAGGCGAGCGTGAACCACTTGACGCCGGTCGCGGACATCACGGCCGTGGGGTTCTGGGGGCTGCCCCAGCCGAGGTACTCGTAGGGGGCGACGGCCATGCCCGGTGAAGCAGCAGCTGCCTTCAGGGAGTTGACGGGCTTGACGCGGATGAGCCGGGTCTCGCCCGGGCGCAGGGTCGCGCTGTAGGAGTTTGCGATCACGCCCTTGTGCGCGCCGGACCACAGGTCGGTGACGTCACCGGGGCCGGTGAAGCCGACCTGCGACCAGTCCACGCTCACGGTCGCGTTGCCCGAGGTGCCGGTGTTGAACAGGGCCACGACGTACTGGCCGTCGCTCTCCTTCTTGCTCCAGACCTGGCGCACACCGCTGTTGACGATCCGCTTGGCCGCGACCCCGTCCTGGTCCACGCCGATCAGCCGGTCGTTGGTCAGCATCGCCTTGTCGACGGAGTCGAGGTGGGTGAGGTCGGTGCCGAGCAGCAGGGGTGAGGCCGCCATCGCCCACAGGGTGAAGTGGGAGCGCCGCTGGTCGGCGGCCAGGCCCACCTGGTCGCCGTTGCCGATCTCCAGTGAGTCCAGGTCGTTCCAGCCGCCCGGTCCGGCGTACGGCTGCCAGGAGGCGGCCGAGTCGAAGCGCTTGGAGACGTGGGACCAGTCGGTGAGCGGATAGCCGCTGCCGTTGGAGCCGGGTCCGCAGTAGCACTCCACGTCACCCTGGGTGCGCCAACTGTTGGCCAGCTTGCGCCAGGTGGTGGCGTCGGCGATCGGAAGGTTGTTGGAGAGCGCGTAGTTGATGGACCGTCCGCTCGCCCTGAGTGCCTTGTCCCAGGCCTGGACGTCGGGGATGTCGGCACTGCCCACCCCGTCGATCTTCAGGTAGTCGACACCCCAGGACGCGAACTGCTTGGCCCACGAGTTGACGAATTCCTGGGAGCCCGGCTTGGAGTAGTCGATG
Above is a window of Streptomyces griseorubiginosus DNA encoding:
- a CDS encoding AMP-dependent synthetase/ligase — protein: MREFTNPPLALAPPVGGLADVVFEHAQNHPLHIALGRKDETGQWRDVTSAEFRDEVMALAKGLLAQGIRFGDRVAIMSRTRYEWTLFDFALWTIGAQVVPVYPTSSAEQCFWALYDAECTAAIVEHEDHAMTIATVIDRLPRLHRLWQLDSGAVQELYDAGAAIEDEVVHRHRQAVTPDSVATIIYTSGTTGRPKGCVITHGNFMYEADTVIERWEPVFHSKKGDEAATLLFLPLAHVFGRMVQVAAIRGGVRFGHQPQMNAAALLPDLAAFKPTFFLGVPYIFEKVFNASRRKAEKEGKAGPFEKAVDVAVKYAEAMEAKAWGLGPGPSAGLRMQHQLFDKLVYSKMRAAMGGRIKQAMTGGSAMDRKLGLFFAGAGVHIYEGYGLTESTAAATANPPERTRYGTVGQPIPGMTVHIADDGEIWLYGNNIFQGYLNNEKATDETLHDGWLATGDLGSLDEDGYLTITGRKKEILVTSGGKSVSPGVLEERVRDHPLVSQCIVVGNDRPYVAALVTLDQEAVEHWLGMRDKPRMSPAQLVRDADLETEVRRAVVAANTLVSQAESIRTFRILAQPFTEEHGLLTPSLKLKRKAIEAAYADEVEALYRA
- a CDS encoding alpha-galactosidase, with translation MIRVRSLTATVVGLLLAAMVPLMSSAHPAAASDNGQSVRPAMGWSSWSFVRRTPTEAKIKAQADALVANGLKDHGFVYVNLDDFWQKCDSDGFVVDSYGRWTVDSAKFPSGIKALADYIHSKGLKFGFYVTPGIAKNAVLKNTPIEGTPYHAKDIADTSKTEKNYNCKNMYYIDYSKPGSQEFVNSWAKQFASWGVDYLKIDGVGSADIPDVQAWDKALRASGRSINYALSNNLPIADATTWRKLANSWRTQGDVECYCGPGSNGSGYPLTDWSHVSKRFDSAASWQPYAGPGGWNDLDSLEIGNGDQVGLAADQRRSHFTLWAMAASPLLLGTDLTHLDSVDKAMLTNDRLIGVDQDGVAAKRIVNSGVRQVWSKKESDGQYVVALFNTGTSGNATVSVDWSQVGFTGPGDVTDLWSGAHKGVIANSYSATLRPGETRLIRVKPVNSLKAAAASPGMAVAPYEYLGWGSPQNPTAVMSATGVKWFTLAFILSDGTCNPKWDGSRPLTGGDDQAKINAIRGAGGDVMVSVGGWSGAKLGEKCSSASALAGAYQKVINAYQLKAFDIDIENTEWSNATVRQRVVDALKTVKANNPGLKTVITFGTTTSGPDATGVDMIKRAANSGLANDVWCIMPFDFGGGTTNMGTLTTQAMEGLKARVKSAYGYSDATAYAHIGLSSMNGRTDDSGERVRVADFKTMLAYAQQHHIGRLTYWSVNRDRPCGSGTDGDACSGVTQQPYDYLKVFTQYTG
- a CDS encoding MFS transporter, with protein sequence MRTWGPLTAVCLSTFMLLLDVTIAVVALPDMARSLDASLSDLQWVMDGYALTLAALLLGAGAAADILGRRRVHVVGVVVFAAASLLCGLASGPLMLVAARAVQGLGAAAMLATTLPLLGSVYRDRRRSVAIGVWGAVSGAAAAVGPLLGGVLTDGPGWRWIFYVNLPVSVAAVWLTLKVVPESHGSRERRIDWAGTAAFAAFAGGLTYGAVRAGQHGWGETGTLLVLAAALLALVAFVVVEWRGADPLLDPRLFLKPAFSGVMVGALAFNAAAFSLMAYDSIWMQTLLGMSPVRGGLVFLWLSLSSFVVAAVGGRLLHGVPARITVGGGLLLIGTGQFCMTGLDAGSTASALVPGMVLLGVGTGLVAPGIAGAALAAVPQDRSGMAGGAVNAFRQLGFALGIAGYGTVLTARMRDTLPPDAAHALAGGAAGALRGALSEHTLRTAFASGLNSAAVVAGLTATVAGALVLALVRTDRATRIGVTDSAPVALREEEAAPRA
- a CDS encoding PQQ-dependent sugar dehydrogenase, which produces MKNSRLLPYGLAAALALPLAGLSQGSALAATDYQAEDATVVQGTVATNHTGYTGTGFVDYTNVQGSYVEFTVSAASAGTTAVTFRYANGTATDRPMDLSVNGTVVSPAVSFPATADWNTWVTKTVNLPLTAGSAKIRATATTAAGGPNLDRIGVDAATDSQAPSRPGQPSCSDIGENALTLAWGAATDNVGVTAYDLYEHGNKIGEASGGSTSNVITGLTPGTTYNLTVIARDAAGNTSPASPVVDCTTKPSSDTTPPTKPGTLSAADVTANSAALSWGAATDDRAVAGYDVRSDSTVYKSVTGTSTTLTGLACNSPYSLNVVARDAAGNVSQPSNTVTFTTKACATDGGVPSSVATLSSGWTIPWGVFWLPDGKSALVTERDDFRVWKVTKDGTKTQVGTVPNAVTTNGEGGLLGVAVDPKWETNHHVYFMHTASEGNRVVRMTYDGTALSDYTVLLQGIKKNRYHNGGRLAFGPDGYLYVSTGEAQTPDLAQDKNSLNGKILRMTTDGKPAPGNPFGNLVYSLGHRNPQGLAFDRNGRLWEAEFGNSSKDELNLIKPGANYGWPVCEGTCSTAGMTNPKATWNVSEASPSGIAIVRNVVYMASLRGERLWRIPINGDNESVGTPTAYYVGTYGRLRTVTKVPGADQLWLSTTNCDNNGGAADGSDKIFRVTIS